The stretch of DNA aagagttgcaTTTCTCCTTAAAAGTGTGTCCTAGGGAGAGCCTTTCCTATTCTGGTGACTCTCGGCATAGGTTCACTCCTGCCGCTGTACGGGGACGGATAGGGATCGCCTCTGCTGTGGGGCGGCGACTGGCTTGTGTACGGGTCTGCCCTCGGCCCGTCTGACAGGAATGCATCAATAGGAATGTTCTCTCCCTGCAGCTGTAAGAAGAGCATTATTGTTACTCCTTCAAttacactgctactaccaccaccactatactcgTTTTCCTATAAGACGGCAGAGCCCCTCAAAATaagcccctcccacaccttttcctgattggcaggtcagtaaatgaggtctaatccttccccttcctccgcttctctctctgagacacacacacacacacacacacacacacacacacacacacacacgtgtgtgtgtgtgtgtgtatgttaaataggtaaatacacatgcacacatgctgcttgtggcacatcacgttatacaacataatgtatgaaacgtaacgacggtgaatgtgtgtgtgtgtgtgtgtgtgtgtgtgtgtgtgtgtgtgtgtgtgtgtgtgtgtgcgtgtgtctgtgataatatgaatatccaattacatcctcatgattataaggataggatatagatatataatagatatatgtatatacagtacatggtttatgaagaaacgttacacgaataattattatttttttaatattcattttgttgggaataaggagtggtgagtgacctgacacggtgaattcacctgagacacctaggctgagacaactctctctctctctctctctctctctctctctctctctctctctctctctctctctctctctctctctctctctctctctctctctcctcattttgtgtgtgtgtgtgtgtgtgtgtgtgtgtgtgtgtgtgtgtgtaagagagagagagagagagagagagagagagagagagagagagagagagagagattacattctcatataaggaaaggatataatataaatttatcatagatatatgtatgtacagtacgtggtttatgaagaatttttttttttattttcaatattcatttagttaggaaaaaggagtggtgagtgacctgacacggcgaaatcccctgagacatcttggctacaacaatgctctctctctctctctctctctctctctctctctctctctctctctctctctctctctctctctctctctccttgtgtctgtgtgtgtgtgtgtgtgtgtgtgtgtgtgtgtgagagagagagagagagagagagagagagagagagagagagagaataatgattatataatataataataataataataataataataataataataataataataatgataatggtaataataataataataataaatcttctctctctctctctctctctctctctctctctctctctgatgtgtgtggtatgtatgtatgtatgtatatatatatatatatatatatatatatatatatatatatatatatatatatatatatatatatatatatatatatatatatatatatatatatatatatatatatatatatatatatatataatatatatatatatatatatatatatatatatatatatatatatatatatatatatatatatatatatatatatatatatatatatatatatatatatatatatatatatatatatatatatatatatatatatatatatatatatatatatatatatatatatatatatatatatatatatatatatatatatatatatatatatatatatatatatatatatatatatatatatatatatatatatatatatatatatatatatatatatatatatatatatatatatatatatatatatatatatatatatatatatatatatatatatatatatatatatatatatatatatatatatatatatatatatatatatatatatatatatatatatatatatatatatatatatatatatatatatatatatatatatatatatatatatatatatatatatatatatatatatatatatatatatatatatatatatatatatatatatatatatatatatatatatatatatatatatatatatatatatatatatatatatatatatatatatatatatatatatatatatatatatatatatatatatatatatatatatatatatatatatatatatatatatatatatatatatatatatatatatatatatatatatatatatatatatatatatatatatatatatatatatatatatatatatatatatatatatatatatatatatatatatatatatatatatatatatatatatatatatatatatatatatatatatatatatatatatatatatatatatatatatacttgaatATGCAGGCAAGGGTACATATATTATGATATacaacataaaaatacataattcaattacatcatatacagagagagagagagagagagagagagagagagagagagagagagagagagagagagagagagagagagttactcctCTTCACTACTGGTATCATCCAAGTTAACAATAAAACGttcaatgaaatgatttaccacTATGTCAGTCTCCACAAATTCGCTTTATATTTTCACTGTGTGCGCCATACACTTTTGCCAGTTTGCTGCAGTAATTTGATCGATGGCCTCCTTGCATAATTATTCTACTTTACTAATTTTTTGGTCATCGTTCGAGTTTCTCATGCGAATGTAAAGTTTAACTTGTGACCACACCAGTTCAATTGGGTTCAACTGACAGTGGTATGGAGGCAATCTAACAATTTTGTGTCCATGCAATTCCGCAACAGTGTCTGTAGCgtacatttgtttttctttgttacgtTTTACCACTTCCAACAGCTCCACTTTTGTGTGTTCCTGCTGGTGGGGAATATTGTTGTCTTCCAGCCATTGAATTATTTCCATTCTCTTGGAAGACATTGTTGGCGCTTTATTCACCATCTTGTTatggtcactcaccactcctttttcctaactaaatgaatattgaaaataaaaaaaacttttcgtgtaacaattcttcataaaccacgtactgtacatacatatatctatgataaatttatattatatcctttccttatatgagaatgtaatctctctctctctctctctctctctctctctctctctctctctctctctctctctctctctctctctctctctctctcacacacacacacacacacacacacacacacacacacacagagagagagagagagagagagagagagagagagagagagagagagagagagagagagagagagttgtctcagcctaggtgtctcaggtgaattcaccgtgtcaggtcactcaccactccttattcccaacaaaatgaatattaaaaaaataataattattcgtgtaacgtttcttcataaaccatgtactgtatatacatatatctattatatatctatatcctatccttataatcatgaggatgtaattgaatcttcatattatcacagcacacacacacacacacacacacacacacacacacacacacacacacacacacgtgtgtgtgtgtgtgtgtgtgtgtgtgtgtgtgtgtgtgtgtgtgtgtgtgtgtgtatttacaaataggtaaatacacatgcacacacatgctgcttgtggcacatcacgttatacaacacacacacacacacacacacacgtgtgtgtgtgtgtgtgtgtgtgtgtgtgtgtgtgtgtgtgtgtgtgtgtgtgtgtgtgtgtgtgtgtgtctcagagagagaagcggaggaaggggaaggattagacctcatttactgacctgccaatcaggaaaaggtgtgggaggggcttATTTTGAGGGGTTCTGCCGTCTTACAGGAAAACGagtataccaccactactgccactacaaaCCCTTACCTTATTGTATGGCGTGGTGGAcgattctttcttcatcttcttcttcttagcgGCGCTGTAGATCATGACGCCAGCAATACTGACGACCATGATGCCCCCAAGACTTCCGATgaccgccaccagcaccactgagCCCGTCTGGTCTTTCTTGATGTCACTGATCTTGGTGTTCACTTTCTCCCGACTCCTCTTCACTTCCTGGGGTGAGAAGAGTTACTGATGACACTTGTAACGCCggacgaggagaggaaaatactgCCTTGAATTGAAAATGGTGATGAGTTTTCTGGTTTATATTCGTTAGACAAGTGTATGGGTGaggcagtcagttagtcagttcgTCAGTCAAATTACATGGTcagttaattattttctctttcgttcgGTCAGTAAATCAGATACGCgtctaatcattttttttttttttgtgtcattcattcactcaagcACTCACTCACAGTCACGGAGTTAGATACCGGGTCATTCACTTTAGTAAATTATTTATTCAGTCCGTCTCTTAAAGGTAGTTAGGTGATCGATTAGTCAGTGACCCAAGCAGTCATTCACTCACGCTCTCATTTCGAcaatctctctcacacacacacacacacacacacacacacacacacttacctcctGCATATCACTAATCACATTCTGGAACGTTGCATTATCTATAAGATTCTCGAAGTTTGAAACGTCTGTAGCGGCCTGGTAAGCATCTTCCAACTCTCCATTCTTCCCTGTGAGATCATCCAGGTCTTCCAGTGTCCAGCCATCCACGTTTGCAGTCAGACTCGTCAGCAGCTTCATTATATCAGACAGGTTCGTGTATAGTTTATCGCATTCAGGAGAAGTATCGTTTATACAAAAATTATCAATGGTTGAAGATATCACTTCCTGCGTCTGCTCTTTCTTCAGCTTCCACCAGCCTGCAGGAGAGTCCATCACGCTTCCAGTACTGCTTCTCTTGCTTGACGCTAGGCTGCTGCATTTCGCTAATATCTCTGCTGTGACATTCAGTTCCTCCTTCGTGTACTCATAGAGGGTTAGGTCTGAGAAGTGAAGTAGAGGATTAGAAGGAGGATCGTAAAGGATTAGAAGAGGTttcaaataacaaaataaggTTCTTACACTTATAGCTGTTTGATTCAGGTTCATTACACTAGCGTGTTGGTGTGGCTCGGATGGGGAGCGGGCTTTCCGCTGTTTGCCCAGTCTATAACTTTAATTAAAGGTCCTCTACTGTTCTGAAGTATAGCTACTTCTTTCTCGCCACCGCGAAGCACAGGAAGGTGCGTGGCAGGTGCGGGAAGGAAAGTTTTCACTATAGTAGGTGATAGATAGAGGAAATGATCTTCATCATCTGCCTGCGCCTGACACGTGGTGGGCGGCCATGGTTGGGCACTGACAGCGTCGGAAAGCAGCGGTGTCAAGACATTACActcaaagaaataaaacatgtaTCATATTTTGCATTcgtactaaaaaagaaaaaaaaaagatatacctATTCAGATTTCTGTTGAAGCAATTGATAGTCAACATATATCACGTGGAAAGATGAGTGTTGTGGCTGACGTGGCAGGGCGATGGGCGAGGCAATCCCCTCTCATGCCACGCTTTGCCCAAACGCTCAGTACGAAATCTGTTTACTTATAATATTGGAGAAGGATGCATGGGCGTCAGAGGGAcaagtgtgagggagggaggggaggggggtgcAGGACAGTGTGAGTGAAGCAAGAAGGATGAATCGCCACTTACCATCATGAGGCGgggtgggtgttgtggtggtggggttgtTTGTGGGCGGTTTGGTGTCGCCTGTCGGGGTGCTGCCATCTGACGTTGGTTCAGTGTTCGGCTTCTTAGTGGTCGATGATCCATCACTCGTATCTGTGCTGGTCGTTATTACATCTGTGCTATTCGTTTCTGCATCTGTGCTGGTCGTTATTACATCTGTGCTATTCGTTTCTGCATCTGTGCTGGTCGTTATTACATCTGTGCTATTCGTTTCTGCATCTGTGCTGGCCGTTTCCGTATCTGTGCTGTTCGATAATCCATCTTCTGAATCTATAGCTTCCCATGTTTCATATGCCACTTCCTGAGTCTCCCCTGCTAAGGAGAGCCCGGCAGCGTAGCAGGGGCAGGCCAACAGCGCCACCAGCAGAAGCAAGGAGAGGCCGGGCCACCGCCCACGTGCGGCCCGCATCTTGAcgtgcaggtgaggtgagggcgtGGCGGCTGTTGATTGGAGAACACAGGTGCTATATTGATAGTAACAAAATAGGAGTAAACATGAATACATTTCCAGAAAAAGCTTAAGGAggttgcaggaagccatcaAGCATAATTATCTTCCTATATTCATCAATCATGCCTATATTTAAAAGGGTGTTGAATCATTTTAATAGCTTCCTATTCGCTTGGGTGTGATCAATGCGATTATAAAGATTCTATTCCATTTATCTGGCACAATTTTGGAGAATTATCTTTTCGCATTTTTTTCAACTGCTACTCTCAATCTTTAAGCCGTCACCTCATGTCCTGACCCAACCCTCTGTATCCTTAGCTATGGCAGCCATGTCACAttcttgagtcacttcattgCCTCCAGCAGGTTCTCTTCAGATCTTGTCCTGTCCTGATTACTCACCTTACCACGTATGCCCTGGTGGTATGAACTGCTTGTAAGCTTTTGGGAAACCTTTTTAACAATGTAGGAAAAGCTTGCAAATATTTGAGAAACATTCTAGGAACAGTTAGGGAAGCATTATGGAAATAGTTTGCAAATTGTGTAAACGTTTTTTGACAGTTTGCAAAGTTTGTTTTCAAAAGAGTGGTTACTGGTGCGGACAGGCGCTTAATCTTATCTACATCACTGCTTCCATATCGCTGGGGACTTTTCAGTACTTCACTTCAATCAGAGGAAATTTAATTGTCAGCCTTGTTACACCTCAGGACTCCTCAACACCTGCATCAGATCCGTTCTAAATGTTTTGCTATCCTTGTCATCCTTGTTGCATCTTTTAGAACACTTCAGTAACACCATTTCATGAATGATAATCACATAATCTATCCCTACTTATTACTAAGGCCATATATTACGGcgcaggggaaggaagagagagagagagagagagagagagagagagagagagagagagagatatcgtccctacttttcccctccctctccccgttCCCTGTCCATGCCATACTGAGAAGGCAATATAAAGAGGAATGATAAGATTACGTTGTACCGTCCCCGCGATGTTACCTGTCCTCCTTTACCTGCAACACTATTACCTTCACCTTAGTCCACCGTCTTCCTTCCTGTACACCTGCCCACCTGTATCATTATCTATCTGCATAACTAGCTACCTCAATATTTACGTTGccttgtatctgtctgtctgtctgtatgtctatctgtttaaCTCTACTCGTATTGGGAGGTTTCAATATAACAGAATCTAATTACAGACTTGTATATTTGATCTCCCTCTTTATTTAGCTGTATATATTTACCACCTGTATgtctaattactctctctctctctctctctctctctctctctctctctctctctctctctctctctctctctctctctctctcttgtgtgtgtgtgtgtgtgtgtgtgtgtgtgtgtgtgtgtttgtgtgtgtgtgtgccgctctTAACATTAACAATTGACTAGCAATGATTAGATTGTATTCTATGAAAGAAGTAAGATAAAAATACTGATTACCTTCttattcactctcttcctccttcacttcacccACTGTTAAAATCATAAGCAGAATCTAATACCaagcttttctcttttccttcctctcttttgtgTGATCCAGCACCGCCTTTGTGGGATTAGATGCTCTGTTAAGTAGGATCGAATCGCTTATTGGTTCAAATAGTGGAGGTTTTTGTATAGCAGGCGTGAGACGAGGTTTATTTGTAGTGGTTGTGTTTATGTCGTGCCGTCTCGTGTGTTTGTGAAGGAgttggtagtggaggaggaggaggaggaggaggaggacgaggaggaggaggagaaggaggaggaggaggaggataaagaagaagaaagaggaggaaagaactgTTAGGaattatcttttccttattttcctttcttccattcatccatccatccttcctacctctctctctctgccttcattttttccttccttcctttcttcctatctttcgtCCTCCAAACCTtaacccacacacagacacacacacacacacacacacacacacacacacacacacacacacacacacacacacacacacacacacacacacacacacacacacacacacacaacttaccAATAGGAGAAAGAGTAGCAGTAGAcgataccagtagtagtagtagtagtagtagtagtagtagtagtagtagtagttgttgttgctgtggtagatagtagtagtagtagtggtggtggtggtgatctacTGAAGAGGTATCATACACAACTGAACCTCTATCAGTGCCGCATGCCCCTCTTTATCATCGCCAGCTGATAACACGGTGATAAAACCCAAACCCACGattcttaatgtgtgtgtgtgtgtgtgtgtgtgtgtgtgtgtgtgtgtgtgtgtgtgtgtgtgaaagcaggTATTTGATTATTTGGAGTTACttattgacgagagagagagagagagagagagttttggttagtcagtcttttctttacttcatgaCGTCAATTTGAAATGAAGTCAGAattatttgttattcttcttcttcttcttcttcttcttatatgCATTGTCGTCACGGAAGATAGTgaagatagtgaagacagtgtgTGTAAATGAGTTTTTCTTATGGATTTGTAACACGATAACAAGGATTCAAATATATTAACTATTAGTATGTTTACTTGGATcatttt from Portunus trituberculatus isolate SZX2019 chromosome 9, ASM1759143v1, whole genome shotgun sequence encodes:
- the LOC123501568 gene encoding probable GPI-anchored adhesin-like protein PGA55 isoform X1; the protein is MRAARGRWPGLSLLLLVALLACPCYAAGLSLAGETQEVAYETWEAIDSEDGLSNSTDTETASTDAETNSTDVITTSTDAETNSTDVITTSTDAETNSTDVITTSTDTSDGSSTTKKPNTEPTSDGSTPTGDTKPPTNNPTTTTPTPPHDDLTLYEYTKEELNVTAEILAKCSSLASSKRSSTGSVMDSPAGWWKLKKEQTQEVISSTIDNFCINDTSPECDKLYTNLSDIMKLLTSLTANVDGWTLEDLDDLTGKNGELEDAYQAATDVSNFENLIDNATFQNVISDMQEEVKRSREKVNTKISDIKKDQTGSVVLVAVIGSLGGIMVVSIAGVMIYSAAKKKKMKKESSTTPYNKVRVCSGSSGGSGGGSSSVIEGVTIMLFLQLQGENIPIDAFLSDGPRADPYTSQSPPHSRGDPYPSPYSGRSEPMPRVTRIGKALPRTHF
- the LOC123501568 gene encoding uncharacterized protein LOC123501568 isoform X2; translation: MRAARGRWPGLSLLLLVALLACPCYAAGLSLAGETQEVAYETWEAIDSEDGLSNSTDTETASTDAETNSTDVITTSTDAETNSTDVITTSTDAETNSTDVITTSTDTSDGSSTTKKPNTEPTSDGSTPTGDTKPPTNNPTTTTPTPPHDDLTLYEYTKEELNVTAEILAKCSSLASSKRSSTGSVMDSPAGWWKLKKEQTQEVISSTIDNFCINDTSPECDKLYTNLSDIMKLLTSLTANVDGWTLEDLDDLTGKNGELEDAYQAATDVSNFENLIDNATFQNVISDMQEEVKRSREKVNTKISDIKKDQTGSVVLVAVIGSLGGIMVVSIAGVMIYSAAKKKKMKKESSTTPYNKLQGENIPIDAFLSDGPRADPYTSQSPPHSRGDPYPSPYSGRSEPMPRVTRIGKALPRTHF